A genomic stretch from Corynebacterium faecale includes:
- the nrdF gene encoding class 1b ribonucleoside-diphosphate reductase subunit beta: MAVDADLSTHEAYLENHPKPVVAINWNSIPDDKDLEVWDRLTGNFWLPEKIPVSNDIKSWGTLTDLEKRATMRVFTGLTLLDTIQGTVGAVSLLPDAESLHEEAVLTNIAFMESVHAKSYSNIFMTLASTPEINDAFRWSEENEALQRKAKIILAYYEGDDPLKRKVASVILESFLFYSGFYLPMYWSSHAKLTNTADVIRLIIRDEAVHGYYIGYKYQKAVAKESPERQEELKEYTFDLLYDLYDNETQYSEDLYDDLGWTEDVKRFLRYNANKALNNLGYEGLFPADETKVSPAILSALSPNADENHDFFSGSGSSYVIGKAENTEDDDWDF, translated from the coding sequence ATGGCTGTTGACGCTGACCTGAGCACCCACGAGGCGTACCTCGAGAACCATCCGAAGCCAGTTGTGGCGATCAACTGGAACTCCATCCCTGATGACAAGGACTTGGAAGTCTGGGATCGACTCACAGGCAACTTCTGGCTCCCTGAAAAGATACCAGTGTCCAACGACATCAAGAGCTGGGGAACCCTCACCGACCTGGAGAAGCGCGCCACCATGCGTGTGTTCACGGGTCTGACTCTGCTGGACACCATCCAGGGAACCGTTGGTGCCGTCTCCCTCCTGCCGGATGCGGAGTCCCTCCACGAAGAGGCTGTCCTCACCAACATCGCCTTCATGGAGTCTGTCCACGCGAAGTCCTACTCCAATATCTTCATGACCCTGGCCTCCACCCCGGAAATCAATGATGCCTTCCGCTGGTCTGAGGAAAATGAGGCTCTGCAGCGCAAGGCCAAGATCATCCTCGCCTACTACGAGGGCGATGATCCGCTCAAGCGCAAGGTCGCGTCCGTCATCCTCGAGTCCTTCCTCTTCTACTCCGGTTTCTACCTGCCCATGTACTGGTCCAGCCATGCCAAGCTGACCAACACCGCGGATGTCATCCGTCTCATCATCCGTGATGAGGCTGTCCATGGTTATTACATCGGCTACAAGTATCAGAAGGCCGTGGCCAAGGAATCCCCGGAGCGCCAGGAGGAGCTGAAGGAGTACACCTTCGATCTGCTCTATGATCTCTATGACAATGAGACCCAGTACTCCGAGGATCTCTACGATGATCTCGGATGGACTGAGGACGTCAAGCGTTTCCTGCGGTACAACGCCAACAAAGCCCTGAACAACCTGGGCTATGAAGGACTGTTCCCGGCGGATGAGACCAAGGTGTCGCCGGCCATTCTCTCCGCCCTGTCACCGAATGCCGATGAGAACCATGATTTCTTCTCGGGATCAGGTTCCTCCTATGTCATCGGGAAGGCCGAGAACACCGAGGACGATGACTGGGATTTCTAA